The DNA region ATTCCTACCGATATTATGTTCCTAACGGAACGATTATTCTCCTGCCTTATTTATGGGTATTATCCTATGTAAACTTCCAGTTAATAACCGCTATATTTTTCGGTTTAACATTTTTTTCTTGCCTTTTTTTTAAAAATATGGTATAATAACAGTCGATTAAATGATGAAAAGGCTTATCTTCATAAGTATATTTCTTTTTATCAGTTCTTTTGTCTGGGCAAAAAATAATACCGGTGCGACATTCTTGAAAATTAATGGTGGAGCAAGACCAGCGGGAATGGGTGATGTCTTTTGTGCCGTTGCCAATGATGTTAATGCGTTATATTTTAACCCCGCAGGATTAGCTCAGATTAAAGGAGAAGAGTGTTTATTAACCTATACTCAATGGTTTGAAGATGTTAAATATAACTACCTTGCCTTTGCCCAAAATATTAGTCGTGCTCGAACCATAGGTGGCAATGTTACCTACCTCCGCATAAATGACCTCATTGGTAGAGATGATGACGGAGACCTGACAGGTAATTTTGATGCTTATGACTTAGCCTTAGGATTAGCTTATGCTGAAAGGTTATCTAAACATTCATTAGTTGGGTTACATTTAAAATCTATCTATCAATTAAATGAAAATACCTCTGGAAGTAGCATAGCGATTGACTTCGGCTGGTTATACAAAAACATCATTAAAGATTTAGATCTAGGACTATGCATCCAAAATATTGGAACAAAGATAAAATTTATTAAAAAAAAAGAAGAATTACCTTTAAATATCAAAGTAGGTCTTGCTTACAAATTACCTCGTATCTTGATTATAGCCGTAGATGGAAATATACCTGAAGATGGTAAAGTATCTGTTAATGCAGGAACAGAAATTACTCTCCTGCGTTTTCTATCTCTGCGCACTGGTTATAAATCCCAGACTGATTTAGATTCAAAAAGTCATTGGAGTTATGGAGTAGGATTAAAAATAAGTGATTATCAGATTAATTATGCCTTTGTTCCGTATGGAATATTAGGGGATACACATAGAGTGTCTTTATTACTTAAGTTTCTTTAACTATAGTTTCGTGATTTTTAGAAGATTGAAATCCCCTGAAAACACAAGGAAGAGGAATTATTGCAAAGTTATAGCTAAACCATGAGTTGCAAAAAATAGTGAGTGAATTACAAAATTCCAAATCACAAATTCCAAATTACAAATAAATTCCAATGACCAAAAATCAAAATTCCAAACAAAAGAAGGAGAAGTGCTTTTCAATGAGGCAATAGAATTAAAGAAAAGTTATCTTCCCCTCTTGAGAGGGGTTAGAGGTGTGTCCTTCAATTATTGAAAAACCTAAATCTGACATTATTGAGCAAAATATTCAACTCCCTTTAACAAAATTGATAAAGCAATAGGTTTAGGAATTTGGTGTTTGGAATTTATTTGGAATTTGGTATTTGAAATTTGGAATTTATATTGCAAGGTTATGGTTAAACCATGATAAATAAATTCACGAAACTCCAGTTTAAGGAAAAAGGAGGATAATAAATGTTAAAAAAGATAACTTTTATTAGTTTAATCATTGGGATAGTATCAGTCACATCCATAAGTCTGGCACAACAGCCGATAGAGCAAGGTGGAACAGAGACAACCGCAGTTTTGGGTCCAACATTACAATTTGCTACTAAAACGGGTGGAGGGATTCAATCTGCCATTGTCTTAGGGGATATAGATGGTGATGGAAAATTAGAAGTGGTTACTGCGGCTTTTGATCAAAATGTCTATGTCTTAAATGAAGATGGAAGTTTATTGCCTGGCTGGCCTGTAAAACTCCCTCAAGCCTGGCTTTTACGGTCATCTCCGGCTATTGGAGATATTAATAACGATGGGAATTTAGAGATAGTCATTGGAACATTAGAGGCAGAGGTCTATGCCCTGGATAAAACTGGTAAATCCATTCCTGGTTGGCCAGTAAAGGTTATGGGAGGAATCTTCTCCTCGCCTGCATTAGCTGATATTGACCAGGACAAAAAATTAGAAGTGATAATAGGCTCAATAGGTGAAGGAGAGGCGATTTTTGTCTATGCCTTTAATGAAGATGGAACTATAGTTCCAGGTTGGCCGGCAAAGATTAATGCTACCACCTGGTCTTGTGCCAGCATAGGGGATATAGATAAAAATGGTAAATTAGAAATAGCCGTAACGACTTGTAGTGGAAATACTTACCTCTGGGATAGAAAAGGGAAATTACTTTCTGATTGGCCTGTCCTCGCCGGTTTCTGGAATATTTCTTCTTCGGTATTTGGAAATATAGATAAGGATAAAAAATTAGAGATAATTGTAAGTTCAAATGATAAAAAGGTATATGCTTTTAAGACAAACGGAAAATTAGTTTCTGGCTGGCCTGTTCAAACTGACGGGGCAATTATCTCTTCTCCTGCATTAGGAGATATTGATGAAGATGGAGAGTTGGAGATAATAATTGGTTCTGATGATAAAAAGGTATATGCCTTTAATGGAGATGGGAGTTTAGTTCAAGGTTGGCCTGTAACTTGCGGCGGAGGTATCCAGGCATCTCCTATCCTGGGAGATATTGATAAAGATAGGAAAATAGAGATAATCGTTGGTTGCACAGATAAAAAGGTATATGCCTTCAATGGAGATGGAACATCGGTTACAGGATTTCCATTACAGACAGAAGGTGCCATCTTCTCAACTCCAGCATTAGGGAATATCGATGATGATGATGGGCTTGAATTAATTGTGGC from bacterium includes:
- a CDS encoding PorV/PorQ family protein, which encodes MMKRLIFISIFLFISSFVWAKNNTGATFLKINGGARPAGMGDVFCAVANDVNALYFNPAGLAQIKGEECLLTYTQWFEDVKYNYLAFAQNISRARTIGGNVTYLRINDLIGRDDDGDLTGNFDAYDLALGLAYAERLSKHSLVGLHLKSIYQLNENTSGSSIAIDFGWLYKNIIKDLDLGLCIQNIGTKIKFIKKKEELPLNIKVGLAYKLPRILIIAVDGNIPEDGKVSVNAGTEITLLRFLSLRTGYKSQTDLDSKSHWSYGVGLKISDYQINYAFVPYGILGDTHRVSLLLKFL
- a CDS encoding VCBS repeat-containing protein, which gives rise to MLKKITFISLIIGIVSVTSISLAQQPIEQGGTETTAVLGPTLQFATKTGGGIQSAIVLGDIDGDGKLEVVTAAFDQNVYVLNEDGSLLPGWPVKLPQAWLLRSSPAIGDINNDGNLEIVIGTLEAEVYALDKTGKSIPGWPVKVMGGIFSSPALADIDQDKKLEVIIGSIGEGEAIFVYAFNEDGTIVPGWPAKINATTWSCASIGDIDKNGKLEIAVTTCSGNTYLWDRKGKLLSDWPVLAGFWNISSSVFGNIDKDKKLEIIVSSNDKKVYAFKTNGKLVSGWPVQTDGAIISSPALGDIDEDGELEIIIGSDDKKVYAFNGDGSLVQGWPVTCGGGIQASPILGDIDKDRKIEIIVGCTDKKVYAFNGDGTSVTGFPLQTEGAIFSTPALGNIDDDDGLELIVASFDSKVYCWDFGPGTYNIPPDKGKNKKKTNTSKLLPWPMFQHDECHTGTHPGISSR